A genomic region of Alistipes megaguti contains the following coding sequences:
- a CDS encoding heavy-metal-associated domain-containing protein, protein MKRILMLCLALVMGVGLTVAAPKGAPKKMVTTIFAADVDCEHCVNKILNNVPSLGKGIKDVQVSLEKKEVTVVYDASKNSDEKIIQGLASLKVKAEVKKSSNTESAAKK, encoded by the coding sequence ATGAAACGAATTCTGATGCTGTGCCTGGCCCTGGTGATGGGCGTGGGCCTGACGGTGGCTGCCCCCAAGGGCGCTCCCAAAAAGATGGTGACGACGATCTTTGCGGCCGATGTCGACTGCGAACATTGTGTCAACAAGATCCTGAACAACGTCCCTTCGCTCGGCAAGGGTATCAAGGACGTACAGGTAAGCCTCGAGAAAAAGGAGGTGACCGTGGTCTACGATGCCTCGAAGAACAGCGACGAGAAGATCATCCAGGGGCTGGCCTCGCTCAAGGTGAAGGCCGAAGTCAAGAAGTCCTCGAATACCGAATCCGCGGCGAAAAAGTAA
- a CDS encoding TonB-dependent receptor has protein sequence MIRLHLNTLFMTALAVLCGCGAAVAQDLRGVVRDADNNPLVGASVYWAGTTIGASTDAQGAFLLHHVRGYDRLVASYLGYVNDTLRVENGAERVEFALRAEGVALEDVVVEGAVSGNFVKRDGIVKGEMISFAGLCKMACCNLAESFENSASVTVGYSDAISGARQIKMLGLAGTYTQILDENRPIMRGLSAPYGMSYTPGMWLNSIQVSKGVASVTAGHEAITGQINLEHRKPTDEERLFLNVYLDDELRPEVNLSSAFPVTRDKKLSSVILLHGSGDTDVRRMDHNDDGFHDLPISNQVNVANKWLYAADNGMQIRWGWKFVQENRLGGMLGYKNTAAMRDDMRDDWDWTQTDEKMPLYGSHIRNRNANAYFKVGMPVGPAVYDADEQDEMRSNLAFVADFDHFNEAAYFGLNNYDGNQNSLALNLMYNHYFTYRSSLIVGGQLHLDYYREGLLNRTPWITQLASADFDLDRNEREAGLYAEYTYAIKDKFSVVAGVRGDYNHYYDRFFVTPRGHLKWNITRSTTLRASAGLGYRSTNLITDNIGVLATGRAIRPVTFDEAGLPVDGSFRDIDRMEKALTAGGSLTQTFGLVEPDDATLSFDYFRTQFYNSVVADQEMFADRIVFYSTDGRSFTDTYQVDFSWTPVERLDIFATFRYTDSEMTIRRADGTSARVERPLVSQYKTLLNIQYATKFRRWTFDATAQLNGPSRVPRFVENGAGALVPDYDNYSPRYPMFYAQVSRKLGKFDLYVGCENIADYIQKDPIINAENPYDYRFNSMNVWGPLMGRKFYIGLRLNIY, from the coding sequence ATGATTCGCTTGCATCTGAACACTCTTTTCATGACGGCTTTGGCCGTCCTCTGCGGGTGCGGGGCCGCCGTGGCCCAGGACCTGCGCGGCGTGGTGCGCGACGCCGACAACAACCCCCTCGTCGGCGCTTCGGTCTACTGGGCCGGAACCACCATCGGGGCCAGCACCGATGCCCAGGGGGCATTCCTGCTCCATCACGTCCGGGGATACGACCGTCTGGTGGCCTCGTATCTCGGTTATGTCAATGATACGCTCCGCGTCGAGAACGGCGCCGAGCGCGTCGAGTTCGCCCTGCGTGCGGAGGGCGTAGCTCTGGAGGATGTCGTCGTCGAAGGGGCCGTCAGCGGCAACTTCGTCAAGCGCGATGGCATCGTCAAGGGCGAGATGATCTCCTTTGCGGGCCTCTGCAAGATGGCCTGCTGCAACCTGGCCGAGTCGTTCGAAAACTCCGCCTCGGTGACCGTCGGCTACAGCGACGCCATCTCCGGAGCCCGGCAGATCAAGATGCTCGGTCTGGCCGGAACATACACCCAGATCCTCGACGAAAACCGCCCGATCATGCGCGGCCTGAGCGCCCCCTACGGCATGAGCTACACGCCGGGCATGTGGCTCAACTCGATCCAGGTCTCGAAGGGCGTGGCCTCGGTGACGGCCGGCCACGAGGCCATCACCGGGCAGATCAACCTCGAACACCGCAAACCAACGGACGAGGAGCGCCTCTTCCTGAACGTCTATCTCGACGATGAGCTCCGCCCCGAGGTCAACCTCTCGTCGGCTTTCCCCGTCACGCGGGACAAGAAACTCTCGAGCGTCATCCTGCTCCACGGTTCGGGTGACACCGACGTGCGGAGGATGGACCACAACGACGACGGATTCCACGATCTGCCCATCTCGAACCAGGTTAACGTGGCCAACAAGTGGCTCTATGCCGCCGACAACGGCATGCAGATCCGCTGGGGATGGAAGTTCGTGCAGGAGAACCGTCTCGGCGGCATGCTCGGCTACAAGAACACGGCGGCCATGCGCGACGACATGCGCGACGACTGGGACTGGACGCAGACCGATGAGAAAATGCCCCTCTACGGGTCGCACATCCGCAACCGCAACGCCAACGCCTACTTCAAGGTCGGCATGCCCGTGGGACCGGCCGTCTACGACGCCGACGAGCAGGACGAGATGCGTTCGAACCTGGCGTTCGTGGCCGATTTCGACCACTTCAACGAGGCGGCCTACTTCGGGCTGAACAACTACGACGGCAACCAGAATTCGCTGGCCCTGAATCTGATGTACAACCACTACTTCACCTACCGTTCGTCGCTCATCGTCGGCGGACAGCTCCATCTGGACTACTACCGTGAGGGGCTGCTCAACCGCACGCCCTGGATCACACAGTTGGCCAGCGCCGATTTCGATCTGGACCGCAACGAGCGTGAGGCGGGCCTCTACGCCGAGTACACCTATGCCATCAAGGACAAGTTCTCGGTCGTGGCCGGTGTGCGCGGCGACTACAACCACTATTACGACCGCTTCTTCGTCACGCCGCGCGGCCATCTGAAGTGGAACATCACCCGCTCGACCACGCTCCGCGCCTCGGCCGGTCTGGGTTACCGTTCGACGAACCTCATCACGGACAACATCGGCGTGCTGGCTACGGGCCGCGCCATCCGTCCGGTGACCTTCGACGAAGCCGGGCTGCCCGTCGACGGTTCGTTCCGCGATATCGACCGTATGGAGAAGGCCCTCACCGCGGGTGGAAGCCTCACGCAGACCTTCGGCCTTGTCGAGCCCGATGACGCCACGCTGAGTTTCGACTACTTCCGCACGCAGTTTTACAACTCGGTGGTGGCCGACCAGGAGATGTTCGCCGATCGGATTGTCTTCTACAGCACCGACGGCCGTTCGTTCACCGATACCTATCAGGTCGACTTCTCGTGGACGCCCGTCGAGCGGCTCGATATCTTCGCCACGTTCCGCTACACGGACAGTGAGATGACGATCCGCCGTGCGGACGGCACTTCGGCCCGTGTCGAACGCCCGCTGGTGAGTCAGTACAAGACGCTGCTCAACATCCAGTATGCCACGAAATTCCGCCGCTGGACCTTCGATGCCACGGCGCAGCTGAACGGTCCGAGCCGCGTGCCCCGGTTTGTCGAAAACGGCGCGGGCGCGCTGGTCCCCGACTACGACAACTACTCGCCCCGTTACCCGATGTTCTACGCCCAGGTGAGCCGCAAGTTGGGCAAGTTCGACCTCTATGTCGGGTGTGAGAACATTGCCGACTACATCCAGAAGGACCCGATCATAAATGCGGAGAATCCATACGATTATCGCTTCAACTCGATGAACGTCTGGGGGCCGCTCATGGGTCGCAAGTTCTATATCGGCCTGCGGCTGAATATCTATTGA
- a CDS encoding MBL fold metallo-hydrolase: MSLLTFFGCGRSKAPEYPSDTLTARDGREMRFHFFKHASLAIETGGKWIYVDPVSEYADYASLPKGDLVLITHSHHDHLDITAVDRILTPETEILCDRTSAEAFEMNCYTMRPGSVATPRDYVKIEAVAAYNTTPGHLQFHPKDREDCGYVLTIGGTRIYVAGDTEPTPELKKLKNIDIAFLPVNQPYTMTVDQAVEAVKAIRPAIFYPYHYGEVEEKTDLERLTQELDGVTEVRIRPLE, from the coding sequence ATGTCCTTACTTACCTTCTTCGGATGCGGCCGTTCAAAGGCCCCCGAATACCCGTCGGACACGCTCACGGCGCGCGACGGGCGCGAAATGAGGTTTCATTTCTTCAAACACGCCTCGCTGGCCATCGAGACCGGCGGGAAGTGGATCTACGTGGATCCGGTCAGCGAATACGCCGACTACGCCTCGCTGCCGAAAGGCGATCTGGTGCTGATCACCCACTCGCACCACGACCACCTGGACATCACGGCCGTGGATCGGATTCTGACCCCCGAGACGGAGATTCTCTGCGACCGGACCTCGGCCGAAGCCTTCGAGATGAACTGTTACACGATGCGTCCGGGGAGCGTAGCCACGCCGCGCGACTACGTGAAGATCGAGGCCGTGGCGGCCTACAACACCACGCCGGGACACCTTCAGTTCCACCCGAAGGACCGCGAGGATTGCGGTTATGTGCTGACGATCGGCGGAACACGCATCTACGTGGCCGGCGATACGGAGCCGACTCCGGAGCTGAAGAAGCTGAAAAACATCGACATCGCCTTCCTGCCTGTGAACCAGCCCTATACGATGACCGTCGATCAGGCCGTGGAGGCGGTCAAGGCGATCCGCCCGGCGATCTTCTACCCCTACCATTACGGCGAAGTGGAGGAGAAGACCGATCTGGAGCGCCTCACACAGGAGCTGGACGGGGTGACCGAGGTCCGAATCCGGCCGCTGGAATAA